Proteins encoded within one genomic window of Ideonella dechloratans:
- a CDS encoding pyridoxal phosphate-dependent aminotransferase gives MSFDPRTPPVQSRLPQVGTTIFTVMSALAQQHDAVNLGQGFPDFQGDPALLDAVNRAMREGHNQYPPMAGVPALREAIAGKIAAIHGHHYDPGSDITVTAGATQAILTAVLALVQPGDEVVVLEPCYDSYEPSITLAGARTVRVPLDPQSLHVDFDRLAAALTPRTRLLIINTPHNPSGMVWTEDERAQLRDLLRPTDILVLSDEVYEHMVFEGRPHASVSGDPELAARSIVVSSFGKTFHVTGWKVGYVAAPAPLMAEFRKVHQFNVFTVNTPMQHGLAAYLADPAPYRDLPAFYQRKRDLFRQGLATTRFQLLPCEGTYFQCVDYSAISDLGDAAFCQWLIEHAGVAAIPLSAFYAEPPKRPLIRFCFAKQDETLTRALARLQAL, from the coding sequence ATGAGCTTTGATCCCCGCACCCCGCCTGTCCAGTCCCGCCTGCCCCAGGTCGGGACCACCATCTTCACCGTGATGTCGGCCCTGGCCCAGCAGCATGACGCGGTGAACCTGGGCCAGGGCTTCCCGGACTTCCAGGGCGACCCGGCCCTGCTGGACGCCGTGAACCGGGCCATGCGCGAGGGGCACAACCAGTACCCGCCCATGGCCGGCGTGCCGGCGCTGCGCGAGGCCATCGCCGGCAAGATCGCGGCCATCCACGGCCATCATTACGACCCGGGCAGCGACATCACGGTGACCGCAGGCGCCACGCAGGCCATCCTGACCGCCGTGCTGGCCCTGGTGCAGCCGGGTGACGAGGTGGTGGTGCTGGAACCCTGCTATGACAGCTACGAGCCGTCCATCACCCTGGCGGGCGCCCGCACGGTGCGGGTGCCGCTGGACCCTCAGTCCCTGCATGTGGACTTCGACCGCCTGGCCGCGGCCCTCACGCCGCGCACGCGGCTGCTGATCATCAACACGCCCCACAACCCCTCGGGCATGGTGTGGACCGAAGACGAACGCGCCCAGTTGCGGGACCTGCTGCGCCCCACCGACATCCTCGTGCTGTCCGACGAGGTCTATGAACACATGGTGTTCGAGGGCCGGCCGCATGCCAGCGTCAGCGGCGACCCGGAACTGGCCGCCCGCAGCATCGTGGTGTCCAGCTTCGGCAAGACCTTCCACGTGACCGGCTGGAAGGTGGGCTACGTGGCCGCACCCGCGCCGCTGATGGCCGAATTTCGCAAGGTGCATCAGTTCAATGTGTTCACGGTGAACACCCCGATGCAGCACGGGCTGGCCGCCTATCTGGCGGATCCGGCGCCCTACCGCGATCTGCCGGCCTTCTACCAACGCAAGCGCGATCTCTTTCGCCAGGGTCTGGCCACGACCCGCTTCCAACTGCTGCCCTGCGAGGGCACCTACTTCCAGTGCGTGGACTACAGCGCCATCAGCGATCTGGGCGATGCAGCCTTCTGCCAGTGGCTGATCGAGCACGCAGGCGTGGCCGCCATTCCGCTGTCGGCCTTTTACGCAGAGCCTCCGAAGCGCCCGCTCATCCGGTTCTGCT
- a CDS encoding sirohydrochlorin chelatase → MTLRGLILFAHGARDPGWAAPLHDTVDRVRAEQPDRPVRLAFLEFLAPTLEEAGDDLVAQGCTDIEIVPLFLGAGGHVRKDLPARTATLQQRHPRVTWQLRPAVGESPRVIEAMALAALDPPTSPR, encoded by the coding sequence ATGACCCTGCGCGGACTCATCCTCTTTGCCCATGGCGCCCGCGACCCGGGCTGGGCCGCCCCCTTGCACGACACGGTCGACCGGGTTCGGGCCGAGCAGCCCGACCGGCCGGTGCGGCTCGCCTTCCTGGAATTCCTGGCCCCCACGCTGGAGGAGGCCGGAGACGATCTGGTGGCCCAGGGCTGCACCGACATCGAGATCGTGCCGCTCTTCCTGGGGGCCGGTGGCCATGTCCGCAAGGACCTCCCCGCGCGCACGGCGACCCTGCAGCAGCGCCACCCCCGGGTGACCTGGCAACTGCGACCGGCCGTGGGCGAGTCGCCCCGGGTCATCGAAGCCATGGCCCTGGCCGCGCTGGACCCGCCCACTTCCCCGCGCTGA
- a CDS encoding CysB family HTH-type transcriptional regulator → MNLHQFRFVQEAVRRNLNLTETAKALYTSQPGISKAILELEEELGVDIFVRHGKRLKRVTEPGLEVLKSVEIILREVANLKRIGEEFSKQDAGRLSIAATHTQARYILPDAVAQLSKRLPKVKISLHQGTPEQVAQMLLDDTADIGIATESLADVEELVTLPCYEWQHVIVMPHDHPLATVERPSLEQLAELPLISYQAAFTGRKRIDQAFAQRRLTPNIVLEAIDSDVIKTYVRSGLGVGVVAEMAMATEPPNGDLVSRPAAHLFGTNTTRVAFRRGAYLRSYVLSFAELLSDRLSRHLIERAMNSSSGDSYEL, encoded by the coding sequence ATGAACCTGCACCAGTTCCGATTCGTCCAGGAGGCGGTGCGCCGCAACCTCAACCTGACCGAAACCGCCAAGGCGCTCTACACCTCCCAGCCCGGCATCTCCAAGGCCATTCTGGAGCTGGAGGAGGAACTGGGCGTGGACATCTTCGTGCGGCACGGCAAGCGTCTCAAGCGCGTCACCGAACCGGGACTGGAGGTGCTGAAGTCGGTCGAGATCATCCTGCGCGAGGTGGCCAACCTCAAGCGCATCGGTGAAGAGTTCTCCAAGCAGGACGCGGGCCGGCTGTCGATTGCCGCCACCCACACCCAGGCCCGCTACATCCTGCCCGACGCCGTGGCCCAGCTGAGCAAGCGCCTGCCCAAGGTGAAGATCAGCCTGCACCAGGGCACGCCCGAGCAGGTGGCGCAGATGCTGCTGGACGACACGGCCGACATCGGCATCGCCACCGAATCGCTGGCCGATGTCGAGGAACTGGTCACCCTGCCCTGCTACGAATGGCAGCATGTGATCGTGATGCCGCACGACCATCCGCTGGCCACCGTGGAACGCCCCAGCCTGGAGCAACTGGCCGAGCTGCCCCTGATCTCCTACCAGGCGGCCTTCACCGGCCGCAAGCGCATCGACCAGGCCTTTGCCCAGCGCCGACTCACGCCCAACATCGTGCTGGAAGCCATCGACTCGGACGTGATCAAGACCTATGTGCGCTCGGGCCTGGGCGTGGGCGTGGTGGCCGAGATGGCCATGGCCACGGAGCCGCCCAACGGCGATCTGGTCAGCAGGCCGGCGGCCCACCTCTTCGGCACCAACACCACCCGCGTGGCCTTCCGCCGCGGGGCCTACCTGCGCAGCTATGTGCTTTCCTTCGCCGAACTGCTTTCCGACCGCCTCTCGCGTCACCTGATCGAGCGGGCCATGAACAGCAGTTCCGGAGACAGTTATGAGCTTTGA
- the lptG gene encoding LPS export ABC transporter permease LptG, translated as MKTVRKLIYRDVLWSVFFVALAFLALFFFIDFLDELGRVGKDGYTLGRALLSAGLSMPGRLYELGPIAVLIGTIYAMARLAQSSEFTILRTAGLGPERALILLLGLGLLLGALTFIIGEYVAPFSEQRASELRSKQRGTSVWSSKAGAWLKERRNTPQGERNYSINVRKSEGHDVMRGIRIFEHDADGQLISRIEADRGVADSGREGAVWHLEKVSVTRWPASFDQPLAVQELPKMDWPTTLDIGLVSAAISPIDSMSTVELWRYSQHLSDQAQTSQRYELQFWKRVFYPFACIVMVALALPFGYLHARSGGISLKVFGGIMLGISFVLLNNVVGHLGLLHAWTPWLASSLPSLLYLGLSLAAFTWLVRYR; from the coding sequence ATGAAGACCGTCCGCAAGCTGATCTACCGCGACGTGCTGTGGTCGGTCTTCTTCGTCGCCCTGGCCTTTCTGGCCCTGTTCTTCTTCATCGACTTCCTGGACGAACTGGGGCGGGTGGGCAAGGATGGCTACACGCTCGGCCGGGCCCTGCTGTCGGCGGGGCTGTCCATGCCGGGGCGTCTCTATGAGCTGGGCCCCATCGCGGTGCTGATCGGCACCATCTACGCGATGGCACGGCTGGCCCAGTCGTCCGAATTCACCATCCTGCGCACGGCCGGCCTGGGGCCGGAACGCGCCTTGATCCTGCTGCTGGGCCTGGGCCTGCTGCTGGGCGCGCTCACCTTCATCATCGGGGAGTACGTCGCCCCCTTCAGCGAACAGCGCGCCAGCGAACTGCGCTCCAAGCAGCGGGGCACCAGCGTCTGGTCCTCCAAGGCCGGGGCCTGGCTGAAGGAGCGGCGCAACACGCCGCAGGGCGAGCGCAACTACTCGATCAATGTGCGCAAGAGCGAGGGCCACGATGTCATGCGGGGCATCCGCATCTTCGAACACGATGCCGACGGGCAGCTGATCTCCCGCATCGAGGCCGATCGTGGCGTGGCCGACAGCGGCCGCGAGGGTGCGGTCTGGCACCTGGAGAAAGTCAGCGTGACCCGCTGGCCGGCCTCGTTCGACCAGCCGCTGGCCGTGCAGGAACTGCCGAAGATGGACTGGCCCACGACGCTGGACATCGGCCTGGTGTCGGCCGCCATCTCGCCCATCGACTCCATGTCCACCGTCGAGCTCTGGCGCTACAGCCAGCACCTGAGCGATCAGGCGCAGACTTCCCAGCGCTACGAACTGCAGTTCTGGAAGCGCGTCTTCTACCCCTTCGCCTGCATCGTGATGGTGGCGCTGGCCCTGCCCTTCGGCTATCTGCATGCCCGCTCCGGCGGCATCAGCCTGAAGGTCTTCGGCGGCATCATGCTGGGCATCAGCTTCGTGCTGCTCAACAATGTGGTGGGCCACCTGGGCCTGCTGCATGCCTGGACCCCTTGGCTCGCCTCGTCCCTGCCCAGCCTGCTGTACCTGGGGCTGTCGCTGGCCGCCTTCACCTGGCTGGTGCGTTACCGCTGA